GAATATTTGTTACTCTAATTAATTTTCTGATCTTCCAATGGGAAAACCTCATTGaggttcttaaattttttttttttagctgataagaagaaggaagaagaaagaggtcCACGAGAGAGAGAGGGGACATGAAGCTCTCTTCTATACATCAAAGCTGGTTTGGTCTGAAAAATTAATGTTGGCGTACTGCCCTGCAGCCCACGCAGCCTACACAGAAGATAGAATATGTTTCAAAATAAGCTTGACAAGTTACGACATCCATGTGATGAAACCAATATCTCACAGCCACCTAGAAAGGTAAGGATGACAAAAAATAGTTAACAACATCTAAACAGGCATATCCTACCCCCCAAAAGGCATCCATCAAGAAACATAAGAGGATAGTGATTCAGTCACAGTGATCACGAAGTAGTAGTAGAGAAATTCAAGCATTTAGAGACAAAGATGAATCAATTGACAAGGTATGATTTTCATAACAGAAACGAATGAGAAGGGGGACTAAACAAAtgcataaataaaaatgaatagagGTATTATTTTCTTAACAGAAACGAATGAGAAGGGGGTCTGAACAACCAAAAGCAGTAACTAAAACCTTGGCTCTAAGATGACCAGCTGGGCTGCTGAATTCAGGAAAAACATGTTGCACTAGCATATTCTCCAGCTCGGATTTGTAGGGTTCAGTTTGCCTAAGTTTATCACAAAGTGTCCCAAAAGCAAGCAGAGCAACATCCTTTTGGCGATAGGGCTTCTGTTCTAGAGGTGCTTCACCATATCTAAACCACAGAAACAAAGTAATTATATCATGTCGCAATTGTATAATTAGATCCTTCTCTATATTTGTAGTTACAGCTTGAGGGTACCTATTAAATATGCCCACGATGAACTGTATGAATTTGGGGAAGTTGCCTTTTCCACGCTTTCTGACCAGCTcagtcacaaagtccatagatGCAGTCTTGGAACTGTACAGATCTTCAATTATATCTTTAGAGCAAGTAATGTTACtatttaaaaacatgttttatgaTCATCAAAATTAGACAACGAAGACTTCAAAGACATACCATAACCCTTCCTCACATACTCATGCGGGTCTTCATCCCAAAGTACTTGGTCATCATTATTGAAGCACATTAGAGGGAAAATGATCTCAAATAGTAGAACATCTAAGGTGGGGCTGCAGTAAGGTGTACATGCTATTCTTCGGGTTACTGCATAGAGACACAACAAGTCAATAAGAAACAGATAAAGCCTTTATCAGTTTTCAATAGAAACTGCAACTAGAAATTTTACCCAAGCCTCTATCTGTGGCTGTGATTACGGTTGTGAGAAGAGGTATATATAGATCATCTTCTCCAATTGAATGAGAGATCGAGATCATCTCCACAAAGTCgcgctttctctctctctctctctttctctctctctgctctGTTCTTCAATCTTCAACGGGAGGAGATCAAAGATGGAGTACGAACAGGACCAGCCTTACATTGATCACGACGAGGAGATTACACAGGAGGACGCATGGACCGTTATATCAGCCTACTTCGTAGAGAAAGGTCTAGTTCGTCAGCAGATCGATTCGTTCGATATCGTCGACGAGTCGTCTGATATCGAGATCCAACCTGAGTCCCAGCACAATCCTAGCCACCAATCTGATTTCGCCGAGGTTCTCTAGCTGCTACGGATTTGGAGAAGGAGAGCAAGACGAAAGATTTCTCAGACAGAAAAGAAAAGCATCGAGGACGAgggagaaaagagagaaaagagagacgACCAATACCAACATGACACACGTATGGAGTTTTTTAGCAGTTCCAAAACCTCTTTGCTAAGAAGCGGTTCTatagttttatctctttttatgttttttttttttttaattttttttttaagaaccctttACTAAAGCTTCTCCACAAAGGTGGTCTAAGAATCTCCAATAAACATGGCCTCAAGCCAACTCTTAAAGTCGGATCTTTGAGTAATTCTTAAGAAGACAAATGGGCTTTCGTGTGTATTGGCTTAGCATacgtttttggttatttaagcTCATCGGCAAAGCCCAGTATAGTGTTCAAATGTTATTGGGCCTCAGTTGCATACTAACGTAAAGCTAATAATACAAACAGTCAGGATAAGAAGATGATGCTACTTCAGAGTGCGATAAGGTTAAATGTTGGCACCCTCTTGGTATTTACTTTAGTGCAGGGGTGGCTCTTGCGGATATTAAGCACCTATAGGAATGCTAGCAAATCCAATATTTTTGAGATGCAATGATACTTTCGAATTATCAGTAATTATTTTATGGTGTTGTCAAATCTgcaaaataattgaattttttcctcgaatttttttgtttgtttttgacaCATCAATTTAAAAACAGACACCGTTAATCCATTCACAAGTTCATAACTAAAATTTGAGGTGGATAgaattgtaaaattaaataatataatttattattgatttattgtgttttttaatggctcataaaaaattatactacACTTAAATTGatctcaaatataaatatattctatctaaattttatgatatgtatataaattaactaatttttatagcaataaaattatagaaaatatctttTAGTTTGGACTTTATAAACTTTATGGATTTCACTTCAGATTTTAGCAGTGCCTAATAGCTAGTTCGCAAGATAAAAAAAGCTTCTCTATCTCTTCTTCGTTTTCTCCTCAAAATCTTTcacgaaaaagaagaagagatgaagctTTTGTCTGTCGCCGTTCTTCTTCGGTGACTGGTGACTCCGGTATATCTTGGTCGGTTTGACAAGTATATCCGGCCTCTGTTTCTGGCGGCTCGCGTTCACCTTGACAGAGCTGTCCGGCTTTGTTTCCGCGTTGCGCTCTTCTCGATGGCGACGGCGGCTTCTCACCGGGATTCCCGGTTATCGTTGATTGACGCTTCCGTTTGTTACTCGATCAACCGTCTCTCTTCTCACATCTCTGTTTGATGTTGGGTGGATTGTAGATGACTGAATTATCTTTGAAGTGTCGATCTGGTGTGCGGCTAGGATATTTGGGAAGATAGCTCTGAGTGAGGTTTTCTTCATCATCCGTTTGATAGATTTCCGGTGGTTTACCGGAATCAGTTGAAAGACTTCCCCGTCGGTGGAGATTGGTGGTGGGTTCTCCGTAAAGCAACACGTGTCTTCGGCAGTTCGAGTTTTGACGCGTGAATCGTCTCCGGTGAATGGAAAGCTCCGGCTTGAATCTCACGGCGGTGGTTTGGAGGAGGTGTTTGCTGTTCTTGACGCGTGTcgattctattttttcttctcaatACACGTGGATAAGAAAATGGCGGTGCTGGAACCACTTTCTTACTTGGGTGGTTTAGTTGTTGGACCATGTATAGGTCTAGGGTTGTTATGTTGCCTTGTCTACGGGCCTTTCGTTTTCCCAAAAACTTGTTTTGGGCTGTTGTAACTTTTTTGGTCTTGTAATAAAATACCAGacggaaaagaaaaaaaaagctagtTCACAAGATaccctttttgttttcttagttattttcagtaaaaaaatattacaacactTTCGGTGTAAtgccaaaaccacaaaagaaGTGAAAAACATATAAACAGTTATTACACGTGTGGCGACGTCAAAATCTCTTGGATCTGGGGATTATCTTTTGATATAAAGAAGTACAAAAAACGTGGTGTTACCGACTCACCAGTGAAAGGCTTCTCATTCAAAGTCAACTAGGGCGGCTTTCACACCTCCCTCCCTTCTAGACGGATAACAAAATTTAGCATCTCCGTTTCGTTAATTAACTAATTAGAGATAAGAGTATCTAGCTGCACTACATATATGAGTTTAATAGTacgaaaaatatttatatacctaaacTGCTGTCGATTTTTTTACCTGAgaaccattttattttatatatgtttttggtgGTAGAGAAAAGCAAATAGAAAGATGAAAACCTTGAAAATTAGGTTATAGTAATGTAAAATCAAAATAGAAAGATAAATATCCAGTTTATGTCATATTTACATTGCATTTCTTCAAATAAGAATTGGGTTGTTGTAAGCATTCGCTATAAACCATTTGCTTCTCCTCTTGTCACCTTCCGATTACATGAGTGGAGAGTTTTTCTTAAAGTAACTTGCTAGCTTtagctaaaaaaaataaagtaattaccttattgtatgaaaaaagaaaatagcatTATTTCaagattttaaaacaaaaaaaaaagtatttgaaGGCTTTTATATTACAAAAAGAGCTAAGTGAAAGTCCAACCTGTATTTGTTGATAAGTACATTTTCTCGTCATGTGCATGCACTTgttgaaaaataaaagtaaaatctTTTCTAAAAAAGGATTTTGTCTTTTCTTTGGCTTTAATTATAGAAGAAATTATTTCCTCTAAAagtgttttgttctttttgtttaaCTCTTCTCTTTTCCCATGAAGCTTCGAACGCTTTTTGACGAGTCAAATGTGAAAACGCATGAATATTCGAAGAAAATTCGTTGATCTcgatcaaacccaaaacaaatcGACAAACCAAAGTATTGGGGCCCACTGGCCCATTGACGAAGTTGTCTCCATACAATACGTATAAGAGAATGttgaaagtaattttttttttataaccgaaTGTACCACCCTATCGaaatggtccaaattaaaaaccaaaacgaCTAATTAAAGATCTAGCATACACTGATCACCATATAAATTACCGTGAATGGTTTTCGGTCTCGCATACTGAGATCCCacatatgaatttttcaatcgCCGGGATTTAAATCCGTGTA
The window above is part of the Brassica napus cultivar Da-Ae chromosome C8, Da-Ae, whole genome shotgun sequence genome. Proteins encoded here:
- the LOC106407419 gene encoding importin beta-like SAD2 homolog isoform X2, whose product is MISISHSIGEDDLYIPLLTTVITATDRGLVTRRIACTPYCSPTLDVLLFEIIFPLMCFNNDDQVLWDEDPHEYVRKGYDLYSSKTASMDFVTELVRKRGKGNFPKFIQFIVGIFNRYGEAPLEQKPYRQKDVALLAFGTLCDKLRQTEPYKSELENMLVQHVFPEFSSPAGHLRAKAAWAAGQYANINFSDQTSFDV
- the LOC106407419 gene encoding importin beta-like SAD2 homolog isoform X1, giving the protein MISISHSIGEDDLYIPLLTTVITATDRGLVTRRIACTPYCSPTLDVLLFEIIFPLMCFNNDDQVLWDEDPHEYVRKGYDIIEDLYSSKTASMDFVTELVRKRGKGNFPKFIQFIVGIFNRYGEAPLEQKPYRQKDVALLAFGTLCDKLRQTEPYKSELENMLVQHVFPEFSSPAGHLRAKAAWAAGQYANINFSDQTSFDV